Proteins from a single region of Hordeum vulgare subsp. vulgare chromosome 6H, MorexV3_pseudomolecules_assembly, whole genome shotgun sequence:
- the LOC123402468 gene encoding uncharacterized protein LOC123402468, producing the protein MMHATAGARRGFQPRDEATDLALRHFALSNDHACTMLHGRDEPKVTYPGHRHPSAFSANPRPVRHPGGGTNESPRQMWPFFPQTTWKNDGAEARLFSADGYAGIRNGSGVTICSPQGSDDPVRAQDDRPKNKENDLLLFDWPELDDLEDLQTDPRKLDSAFEMGSDYFDDSMCASICSPDVQLVPRSKFDNHRHSICASVCSPDVSFNLHSSSVAFRSSSDTDTTDQHPSRKKGKETPLNSSSSSVEMEHFPRLSDADLLSPFFFHDMVISASSSIMGDNEIMSSSAARSGPDDFASAYSYVSTKDNQPRATPDMILEEMSGNPLDMYFPPFTTYQQPQVPMSGAASTLPEGFAGGGALKGAGLQFGSKPPKGSRSSGRAPSSIPEAAPAPVKHLGFQKLQEGMNQLDVGTKTCIRDALYRLASSVEHKHQVVEQDVGSSAANRLNINTLSVWAETKTNPMDRSVAQLLLQKPLDRRTADRRAYHAA; encoded by the exons ATGATGCATGCGACGGCGGGGGCGAGGCGGGGCTTCCAGCCTCGCGACGAG GCCACTGACTTGGCCCTGAGGCATTTTGCGCTTAGCAACGACCACGCCTGCACGATGCTTCATGGCCGCGACGAGCCCAAGGTCACCTATCCGGGCCATCGACATCCGTCTGCGTTCTCGGCAAATCCAAGACCCGTCCGCCATCCTGGAGGTGGCACCAACGAATCACCGCGTCAAATGTGGCCTTTCTTTCCACAGACAACGTGGAAGAACGACG GTGCTGAAGCGAGACTCTTCTCCGCCGACGGATACGCCGGAATCCGCAACGGCTCAGGCGTTACCATCTGCTCACCACAAGGGAGTGACGATCCTGTTCGAGCACAGGATGATCGGCCCAAGAACAAAGAGAACGATCTGCTTCTCTTCGACTGGCCTGAGCTGGACGACTTGGAGGATCTTCAGACAGACCCGAG AAAACTCGATTCGGCGTTTGAGATGGGGAGCGATTATTTTGATGACTCGATGTGCGCTTCAATTTGCTCACCGGATGTTCAGCTCGTGCCGCGCAGCAAATTTGACAACCACCGTCATTCAATTTGCGCTTCAGTTTGCTCACCGGATGTGAGCTTCAACCTCCATTCGTCAAGTGTTGCGTTCAGATCCTCGTCTGACACTGACACCACCGATCAG CATCCGTCCAGGAAGAAAGGAAAGGAGACGCCACtgaactcttcttcttcctccgtcgAGATGGAGCATTTCCCGCGGCTGTCAGACGCCGACCTCCTCAGCCCCTTCTTCTTCCACGACATGGTCATCTCAGCATCATCCAGCATCATGGGCGACAACGAGATCATGTCGTCCTCCGCCGCTCGCTCCGGGCCAGACGATTTCGCCTCGGCTTATTCTTACGTTTCGACGAAGGATAATCAGCCGCGTGCGACTCCGGACATGATCCTCGAGGAAATGTCCGGGAACCCGCTGGACATGTACTTTCCTCCGTTTACCACGTACCAGCAGCCTCAAGTGCCGATGAGTGGCGCCGCCTCGACGCTCCCTGAAGGCTTCGCCGGCGGCGGTGCGCTGAAAGGTGCAGGCTTGCAGTTTGGCTCCAAGCCTCCCAAGGGGAGCAGGAGTTCGGGAAGGGCCCCGTCGTCGATTCCGGAAGCCGCGCCGGCGCCGGTGAAGCATCTCGGGTTCCAGAAGCTTCAGGAAGGCATGAATCAG TTGGATGTGGGTACCAAGACGTGCATCAGAGACGCCCTGTACCGGCTGGCCAGCAGCGTGGAGCATAAACATCAGGTGGTAGAACAGGATGTGGGCTCCTCGGCTGCAAACAG GCTCAACATCAACACACTAAGCGTATGGGCGGAGACTAAGACGAACCCTATGGATCGCTCCGTGGCGCAGCTTCTTCTGCAGAAGCCGCTGGATCGGAGGACGGCTGATCGCCGGGCGTACCACGCCGCCTGA